In Arvicanthis niloticus isolate mArvNil1 chromosome 27, mArvNil1.pat.X, whole genome shotgun sequence, a genomic segment contains:
- the LOC143439514 gene encoding upstream-binding factor 1-like protein 1, with protein sequence MASSDNQAPWSEIDILKLLECMKNNIPSDDFREFKTSQADLDWSKVAFGCFSGEMCKQKWKEISCKLRKFRTLAELVREAKELMKKTHKNNTVEQHSHRPKRPLTAYLRFYKEQRPKYCEMYPNYSNTQLTKILAEKYRQLPAEIKQRYIQDFKKEQQEFQEKMIQFKKKHSVSGHPQKSVVPQSHQTKVSKKSQGAMKNIKSLRKREFPKAFSSHMKFQGEPRKPPMNAYNKFHQDAWSSPELRHLSFRERWVEISRLWHRVPEDQKELYSRQSEELQKQYWVELDLWLKRLSPEEYAAYKEAKAICGKRKNMSMSGGRSPKFGRTDDLQSSSEKELQVKPGEGEELLDSGTDSSDINQSNNGGFQASRLTDESEEEDRLTDESEEEDSSTSSDSSSTDEDDENLPQGNPNV encoded by the coding sequence ATGGCATCATCTGATAACCAAGCTCCATGGTCTGAAATAGACATTCTGAAGTTACTGGAATGCATGAAGAATAATATCCCATCAGATGACTTCAGAGAATTCAAAACCAGCCAGGCCGACCTAGACTGGAGCAAAGTAGCTTTTGGATGTTTTTCAGGAGAAATGTGCAAACAGAAATGGAAGGAGATTTCTTGTAAGTTAAGGAAGTTCCGCACGCTGGCAGAGTTGGTGCGTGAAGCCAAGGAACTTAtgaaaaaaactcacaaaaataaTACAGTCGAGCAACATTCTCACCGGCCCAAAAGACCCTTGACAGCCTATCTGCGCTTTTACAAGGAGCAGCGACCCAAATACTGTGAGATGTACCCTAACTACAGCAATACGCAGCTGACCAAAATCCTGGCTGAAAAATACCGTCAGCTGCCAGCGGAGATAAAGCAGAGATATATCCAGGACTTCAAGAAGGAGCAACAAGAGTTTCAAGAAAAGATGATTCAATTCAAGAAAAAGCATTCTGTTTCAGGGCATCCTCAGAAATCTGTGGTGCCCCAGAGTCACCAAACCAAAGTCTCTAAAAAGTCACAAGGAGCTATGAAGAACATAAAGTCTCTTCGAAAAAGGGAATTTCCCAAAGCATTTTCCTCACACATGAAATTTCAGGGAGAACCCAGGAAACCCCCTATGAATGCATATAACAAATTTCACCAAGATGCATGGTCAAGTCCAGAACTGAGGCATCTGTCCTTTAGGGAACGCTGGGTTGAGATTAGCAGGCTTTGGCATCGTGTCCCAGAAGACCAGAAGGAGCTGTATAGCAGACAGAGTGAGGAGTTACAGAAACAATACTGGGTGGAGCTGGACCTCTGGCTCAAGAGATTGTCTCCTGAGGAATATGCTGCGTACAAAGAGGCCAAGGCCATCTGTGGTAAGCGAAAGAACATGAGCATGTCTGGAGGCAGAAGCCCCAAATTTGGACGAACAGATGATCTGCAGTCCTCCTCAGAGAAAGAGCTTCAAGTAAAgcctggagagggagaggagctgCTGGATTCTGGAACAGATTCCTCAGACATTAATCAAAGTAATAATGGTGGCTTCCAGGCATCCAGGCTGACAGATGAGAGCGAAGAGGAAGACAGGCTGACAGATGAGAGCGAAGAGGAAGACTCTAGCACCTCTTCAGATTCTAGCAGTACAGACGAAGATGATGAAAATCTTCCTCAGGGGAACCCTAATGTTTAG